A segment of the Flavobacterium azooxidireducens genome:
ATTTGAGATGTTCCTTTTTCGATGGAACCGTCTAATACTTTTTTAACTACAAAAGCAGTAAGCACAATTCCGATAATAGGAAGCGTACTGTTACTATAAGGTAAATGAAAAATTGAATCGATGTATTGTGCAAAAACGTACACCCAGTGAGCAAAAGTTTTTAGTACGATTACAGCCAAAGCAGAGGAAATTCCCACCAAAAAACAGGCTAAATAAATAAATTGTCTTGGTGATAAAAAAGATTTTAAATAAAAAATAAATCCTTCCAATCTTCTGAAGTTCTTTCTGAAAAATGTTTTAAAGATTGATTTTTTTTGGTTTGGCATAAAAATTCAGTTTTAAACCGCTAAGATAAAACTTAATTTAAAAACCAACTGCTTTATCATCGCCTCTTTTGTCTGCTCCACCTTCATATTTTCCGTTGGGAAGAACTAAAATAGCGTCAACTTTTCCGAGAATTGGAGTGGCTTTTTCGTTGATGAGATAATTTTTCTTTTTTAACGATTGAAGAATTTCTTTTGAAAAACTTTCAGGTTCAAAAATCACTTCGTCCGGCAACCATTGATGATGAAAACGAGGAGCATTTACAGCTTCTTTCATACTCATTTCAAATTCGGCTACATTTAAAAAAGTTTGTAAAACGGAAGTTATAATTGTTGAACCACCAGGAGTTCCTAAAACCATAAACAATTTTCCGTCTTTCTCAATAATGGTTGGTGTCATAGAACTCAACATTCTTTTTTGAGGAGCAATGCTGTTGGCTTCGGAACCGGTTAAACCAAACATATTTGGGATGCCCGGTTTTGCTGAAAAATCATCCATTTCGTTGTTTAAAAAGAAACCTAATTCATCACAAAAAAACTTAGAACCATATGCATCATTAATTGTTGTAGTGGCAGAAACGGCATTCCCAAATTGATCGACAATAGAATAATGAGTGGTTTCCATACTTTCGGAAAATTGAACGTTTCCTTTTGAAACATCACTTGATTTTGTAGCTTCATCAAATGAAAAATTACTCATTCGGCTTTTCAAATACACATCATCCAATAGTTCTTTACTTGGAATTTTTACAAAATCAGGATCGCCTAAATAATGATTTCTGTCGGCATAAGCTCTTCGTTCGGCTTCCACCAAAAGTTGAATATACTTTTCCGAATTATGTTGCAATGTTTGTACATCATACGGCTCAATCATTTTTAAAATCTGACCCAACGTAATCCCACCACTGCTTGGCGGAGCCATTGAAGTTACTTTGTAATTTTTATAATTAATTGAAATTGGATCACGCCAAACCGCTTGATATTTCTCCAAATCTTCTAATGTGATGATTCCGCCTTTGGTTTGAATGTACATGACTAATTTTTTAGCCGTTTCGCCTTTATAAAATTCATCTCTACCATTTTTGGCAATTTGTTCTAATGTATTCGCTAAGGCAAAGTATCGAATTGTGTCATTTTCCTTGTATGATTTTGAAAACAGCGATTCATTTCCGTTTGCTTTGATGATTGCGTTTCGATAATGGTTCAATCGTTCTTCTTGTTTTTTGGTTACGATGACACCTTTTTTGGCTAATTCAATTACCGGTTTTAAAATAGTTTCAATCGGAAGCGTTCCAAATTTTTCATGTACAGCAAAAACACCGGCGATAGTTCCGGGAACGCCAATACTTTTGGCAGATTCAGTGCTCATTCCGCTTACGACATCTCCTTTTTCATCTAAAAACATACTTGAATTAGCAGCCAATGGAGCTTTTTCACGGTAATCTAAACTACCTGTTTCGCCGGAAAATTTTCTAAAAACCATAAAACCGCCACCGCCAATATTTCCGGCATACGGATAGGCAACTGCCAAAGCCAATTCGGTAGCAATCATGGCGTCAAAAGCATTTCCGCCTTGTTTCATAATTTCTACACCAATTTTAGAAGCTTCTTCACGAGCAGAAACAACCATTGCTTTTTCAGTGACTAATCCGGTTGGAATGGTAGTTTGCTCGGATTTACATCCTATTAATATCAATAAAAAAAAGAAGGCAATATTTTTCATAAAGTAGCTAATTTTTCCTTGCAATGCATTTGTAATTCTTCAAAAAAGGCTGTGAATTCTTCTTCAAATTCAGTATAAAATTCTTTTAATTCATTCATCGAAAGATGCATATCTACTCTGTTTTTTGTGCGATGATCCATTTGAAACATAATCATCGATAAACCTTCGAGGGAAGCATAACTCACCAACCAATTTCGGGCAATCATATAAGGCATCATTCCTTTGGTTCGTTCGGTTAAAATGGCATAATTCGAACTTAAATTTTCATAAAAATCAGCAGCTGTTTTTTCCAACGGTTCATCGGAATACTTTTGCCAATTCTTAGCCAAAAAATGATCGTAAAAAATATCGATAATTACTCCCGAATAATGTCCGTATTTTTCATGTAAACGATGTTTACTTTTCCTAAAAATTGGGTGAGCATCAGTAAACGTATCAATGGCTCTGTGCAAAATAATACCTTTTTGAATATCGTCGGGATAGTTCAAATAATCGTTGCCACGAATACCATCGGCCATAAAATTTCCGATTTGAATTTGCTTGTTGTCGCCAGAAAGGTATATATGTGCTAGAAAATTCATTTGCCTAAATTAGGAATTTATTCTTAAAAAATTGAATTTTAAATCACTTTTACAACATTTCAATTCTTTATCTTTGTCGTGTTTTTCAATTTAAAAATATAATCAAAAATATATTCAATGACATTAATTAAATCAATTTCAGGCATTAGAGGAACAATTGGCGGAAAAGTAGGTGATAATCTCACTCCGGTGGATGCAGTAAAATTTGCTTCAGCCTACGGAACTTTTTTAAAAGAGGGAAGAGGGAAGATGGAAGCTGGAAGAAAATTGAAAGTGGTTATTGGTCGTGATGCTCGAATTTCCGGTCCGATGATTCATAATTTAGTGATGAACACGTTGATTGGATTAGGTATTGATGTAATTGATTTAGGGCTTTCTACAACGCCAACGGTTGAAATTGCCGTTCCGATGGAAAAGGCTGATGGCGGAATTATTCTAACCGCTTCGCACAATCCAAAACAATGGAATGCATTGAAATTATTGAATGAAAAAGGTGAATTTTTAAATGGTGCGGAAGGTGTTAAAATCCTTGAAATTGCAGAAAGTGAAGCATTTGATTTTTCTGATGTAGATAGTTTAGGTGAAGTTACTGTGAATGATGCCTACATGGATATTCACATTGACGAAGTGTTGAATTTGCCTTTAGTTGATGCTGAAGCGGTTGCCAAACGAAAATTTAAAGTGGTGGTTGATGGTGTAAATTCTTCTGGCGGAATCATTATTCCAAATTTACTAGAACAAATGGGTGTGGAAGTCGTGAAATTGTATTGTGAACCAAACGGACATTTTCCTCACAATCCTGAACCTTTGAAAGAGCATTTAGGCGATATTTGCGAATTGGTTGTGAAAGAAAAAGCCGATTTCGGAATTGTAGTTGATCCGGATGTGGATCGTTTAGCGTTTATTTCAAATGATGGTGAAATGTTTGGAGAAGAATATACTTTAGTTGCCGTGGCCGATTATGTGTTGAGTAAAACGCCCGGAAATACAGTTTCTAACATGTCTTCTTCAAGAGCTTTACGCGATATTACTGAAAAACACAACGGTAAATACCAAGCCAGTGCTGTTGGTGAGGTAAATGTGGTGGAATTAATGAAATCTACCAACGCCATTATCGGTGGAGAAGGAAACGGCGGAATCATTTATCCTGAGTCGCATTATGGTCGTGATAGTTTGGTGGGTGTAGCTTTATTTTTGACGCATTTAGCCAATTTGGATGTTACTGTGGCGGAACTTCGTGCTTCGTATCCACAATATTATATGAGTAAAAATAAAATTGAACTAACTCCTGAAATTGATGTGGATGCTATTTTGGTTGAGATGACAGCTAAATATGCTCACGAACAAATTTCTACTATTGATGGTGTAAAAATTGATTTTGCAAACGAATGGGTTCATTTGCGTAAATCGAATACAGAGCCAATCATTCGAATTTATACGGAAGCTCCAACGCAACAAGCAGCAGATGCATTGGCTTTGCGAATCATTGACGAAATTAAAGCTGTTATCTCAAAATAAAATGAAAAATTCAATTCTGGTTTCTTTTTTATTGATTTCGATTGTGGCTTTTTCTCAAAAGTTCACTAAAGAAGAACGTGATTTTATTTTGGAAGCCGATTCAACCCAAATGTTCAAAGTAATTCAGATAACTGAACCCAATGAATTGAAAATTTTGAAAGCGGTTTCAACCGATGTGAATCCGAAAGATAAATTAATTCCACATATTGCCAAAAGAATGTATTTGGCCATGCGAAATCCTGCCAATCCCGGAATAGGTATTGCCGCTCCACAAGTTGGAATTAATAGAAATTTATTTTGGGTGCAACGATTAGATAAACCCGGCGAACCGTTTGAGTTTTACATCAACCCAAAAATTGTTTGGCAATCGGATTTGTTGCGAAAAGGCATGGAAGGGTGTCTCTCTATTCCCGAAGACCGAGGCGATGTCTATCGAAATTATACCATCAAAGTCACTTATTTTGATTTAAAAGGAAATTTTAAAGAAGAAATGATAGAAGGTTTTACCGCCGTTATTTTTCAACATGAAGAAGATCATTTAAACGGAATTTTGTTTACCGATAGAATTAATGAACAAACCAATTGGAATGTTCAATCGATTAATAATGATGTGAATTTGTTTTTGAAGAAGAAACTGAAGCGGAATTAATCAAACTTAAAAAAGAAAAACACCACGGCAGCCCATTCTTTTTTGACTCCTTTGGCATAGCCAATAGTAGAATAATTGTTGTTTTGAACGGTTCCGTCTTCTTTGATGTAACCTAAAGTGGAATAGTTGTTATTTTGAACCGTTCCGTTTTCTTTTACATAACCAACAGTAGAATAATTGTTGTTTTGAATGGTTCCGTCGCTTTTGATGTATCCAATTGTGGAATAATTGCTGTTTTGAATAGTTCCGTTTTCTTTGATATAACCAACGGTTCTGTAGTTTCTGTCTTGAATAGTTCCAT
Coding sequences within it:
- a CDS encoding acyl carrier protein phosphodiesterase → MNFLAHIYLSGDNKQIQIGNFMADGIRGNDYLNYPDDIQKGIILHRAIDTFTDAHPIFRKSKHRLHEKYGHYSGVIIDIFYDHFLAKNWQKYSDEPLEKTAADFYENLSSNYAILTERTKGMMPYMIARNWLVSYASLEGLSMIMFQMDHRTKNRVDMHLSMNELKEFYTEFEEEFTAFFEELQMHCKEKLATL
- the def gene encoding peptide deformylase, which translates into the protein MKNSILVSFLLISIVAFSQKFTKEERDFILEADSTQMFKVIQITEPNELKILKAVSTDVNPKDKLIPHIAKRMYLAMRNPANPGIGIAAPQVGINRNLFWVQRLDKPGEPFEFYINPKIVWQSDLLRKGMEGCLSIPEDRGDVYRNYTIKVTYFDLKGNFKEEMIEGFTAVIFQHEEDHLNGILFTDRINEQTNWNVQSINNDVNLFLKKKLKRN
- the glmM gene encoding phosphoglucosamine mutase — its product is MTLIKSISGIRGTIGGKVGDNLTPVDAVKFASAYGTFLKEGRGKMEAGRKLKVVIGRDARISGPMIHNLVMNTLIGLGIDVIDLGLSTTPTVEIAVPMEKADGGIILTASHNPKQWNALKLLNEKGEFLNGAEGVKILEIAESEAFDFSDVDSLGEVTVNDAYMDIHIDEVLNLPLVDAEAVAKRKFKVVVDGVNSSGGIIIPNLLEQMGVEVVKLYCEPNGHFPHNPEPLKEHLGDICELVVKEKADFGIVVDPDVDRLAFISNDGEMFGEEYTLVAVADYVLSKTPGNTVSNMSSSRALRDITEKHNGKYQASAVGEVNVVELMKSTNAIIGGEGNGGIIYPESHYGRDSLVGVALFLTHLANLDVTVAELRASYPQYYMSKNKIELTPEIDVDAILVEMTAKYAHEQISTIDGVKIDFANEWVHLRKSNTEPIIRIYTEAPTQQAADALALRIIDEIKAVISK
- the ggt gene encoding gamma-glutamyltransferase, producing MKNIAFFFLLILIGCKSEQTTIPTGLVTEKAMVVSAREEASKIGVEIMKQGGNAFDAMIATELALAVAYPYAGNIGGGGFMVFRKFSGETGSLDYREKAPLAANSSMFLDEKGDVVSGMSTESAKSIGVPGTIAGVFAVHEKFGTLPIETILKPVIELAKKGVIVTKKQEERLNHYRNAIIKANGNESLFSKSYKENDTIRYFALANTLEQIAKNGRDEFYKGETAKKLVMYIQTKGGIITLEDLEKYQAVWRDPISINYKNYKVTSMAPPSSGGITLGQILKMIEPYDVQTLQHNSEKYIQLLVEAERRAYADRNHYLGDPDFVKIPSKELLDDVYLKSRMSNFSFDEATKSSDVSKGNVQFSESMETTHYSIVDQFGNAVSATTTINDAYGSKFFCDELGFFLNNEMDDFSAKPGIPNMFGLTGSEANSIAPQKRMLSSMTPTIIEKDGKLFMVLGTPGGSTIITSVLQTFLNVAEFEMSMKEAVNAPRFHHQWLPDEVIFEPESFSKEILQSLKKKNYLINEKATPILGKVDAILVLPNGKYEGGADKRGDDKAVGF
- a CDS encoding 5-fold beta-flower protein; the protein is MKKFIILFLLFSYLISIGQTIQNNNYGTTGYIKNDGTIQDRNYRTVGYIKENGTIQNSNYSTIGYIKSDGTIQNNNYSTVGYVKENGTVQNNNYSTLGYIKEDGTVQNNNYSTIGYAKGVKKEWAAVVFFFFKFD